The following coding sequences are from one Gammaproteobacteria bacterium window:
- the csrA gene encoding carbon storage regulator CsrA — protein sequence MLILTRRVGETVMIGDNVTVTVLGVKGNQVRLGVNAPRDVAVHREEIYQRIQNEGEEPPKAE from the coding sequence ATGCTGATTCTGACAAGGCGGGTTGGCGAGACGGTCATGATCGGTGACAACGTCACCGTTACCGTGCTGGGCGTGAAGGGCAACCAGGTTCGCCTGGGCGTCAATGCACCCAGGGATGTCGCGGTTCATCGCGAGGAAATCTATCAGCGAATCCAGAACGAGGGCGAGGAACCACCCAAGGCCGAATGA